The proteins below are encoded in one region of Oncorhynchus gorbuscha isolate QuinsamMale2020 ecotype Even-year linkage group LG01, OgorEven_v1.0, whole genome shotgun sequence:
- the LOC124034205 gene encoding synaptotagmin-9-like yields MPGDREDEICRKALELLSDLCSRGEVQNDNCVDFIYYFRDLARPRYSDSDVSVSLLSLLVTICGLALFGVSLFFSWKLCWVPWCDRGLPEGLKDGQGDQQPVLMEMDGVENEYSEDCVKEPSGLLAPESAMKISHTSPDIPLEVQSKPKENHIRHIARVQRQITEPTSSVRHNSFRRQMNLSNPDFNMGQFQRQESLATLGRIKPELYKQHSVDTDDGRRADSCGRIHFILKFDCDLEQLIIKIHKAQDLPAKDFTGTSDPYIKIYLLPDRKTKHQTKVHRKTLNPVFDEVFLFPVAYTELPTRKLHFSVYDFDRFSRHDIIGQVVVDNFLDLADFPRETKLCRDIQYVTSDNVDLGDLMFSLCYLPTAGRLTITMIKARNLKAMDITGASDPYVKVSLMCEGRRLKKRKTSTKRNTLNPVYNEAIVFDVPPESIDQISLLIAVMDYDRVGHNEIIGVCRVGNEAESLGRGHWNEMLSYPRKPIAHWHPLVEWVGQGTAGGSQGGSTNSLKTPPSP; encoded by the exons ATGTTTCGGTGAGCCTGCTGTCACTGTTGGTGACCATCTGTGGCCTGGCTCTTTTCGGGGTCTCACTCTTCTTTTCATGGAAGCTGTGCTGGGTGCCATGGTGCGACCGTGGCCTTCCCGAGGGCTTGAAGGATGGCCAGGGGGACCAGCAGCCAGTCCTGATGGAGATGGATGGGGTGGAGAATGAATACAGTGAGGACTGTGTCAAGGAGCCCTCAGGCCTTTTAGCACCAGAGTCAGCCATGAAGATCAGCCACACGTCCCCAGACATCCCTCTGGAGGTCCAGTCCAAGCCCAAGGAGAACCACATCCGCCACATTGCCCGCGTGCAGCGCCAGATCACTGAACCCACCTCCTCTGTCCG GCACAACTCATTCCGCCGCCAGATGAACCTGTCCAACCCAGACTTCAACATGGGCCAGTTCCAGAGACAGGAGTCCCTGGCCACTCTGGGCCGGATCAAACCTGAGCTCTATAAGCAGCACTCCGTGGACACGGACGACGGCAGGAGGGCCGACAGCTGCGGCCGGATACACTTCATCCTCAAGTTCGACTGTGACCTGGAGCAGCTCATCATCAAGATCCACAAGGCCCAGGATTTACCGGCCAAGGACTTCACAGGAACCTCTGACCCTTATATCAAAATCTACCTGCTCCCCGACCGCAAGACCAAGCACCAGACCAAGGTTCACCGCAAGACCCTCAACCCCGTATTCGATGAGGTCTTCCTGTTCCCTGTGGCCTACACTGAGCTGCCCACACGCAAACTGCACTTCAGTGTCTACGACTTTGACCGCTTCTCCCGCCACGACATCATTGGCCAGGTGGTGGTGGATAACTTCCTGGACCTAGCAGACTTCCCCAGAGAGACTAAACTCTGTAGGGACATCCAGTACGTCACCTCG GACAATGTGGACTTGGGCGATCTCATGTTCTCCCTGTGTTACCTACCAACGGCTGGAAGGCTGACCATCACAATGATCAAGGCTAGGAACCTCAAAGCCATGGACATCACTGGAGCCTCAG ATCCCTATGTGAAGGTGTCTTTGATGTGTGAGGGACGGAGATTGAAGAAGAGGAAAACGTCCACCAAGCGAAACACTCTGAATCCAGTCTACAACGAAGCCATAGTATTTGATGTCCCTCCTGAGAGCATTGATCAGATCAGTCTCCTAATAGCAGTGATGGACTACGATCG TGTAGGTCACAACGAGATCATTGGAGTGTGTAGGGTGGGCAACGAGGCAGAGAGCCTGGGTCGAGGCCACTGGAACGAGATGCTGTCGTACCCCCGCAAGCCCATCGCCCACTGGCACCCCCTAGTAGAg TGGGTGGGCCAGGGGACTGCAGGTGGAAGTCAGGGCGGTTCCACCAACTCTCTGAAGACTCCTCCCTCAccatga